The region ATCTTGGTCCGGTTGATCGACCACGGTTACCAGTTTTCGAATGGTCTCAAGGTCCTTAAGGAACTCCAGGTTTTCCACCACCTCTTGATCCTGCGTTGCCACGGCCGTCGGTGCCGGTGCCGTGTTCATCTCCGCCGTTTTTCGAGGCAACCCTTTCCACGAAAGGCCGGCGACCATCACAGCGGCACTCAAGACAAGCCCCAGAGCCCACGCAGGCCTGAGCCCAAAGCGGCGCCACAGGGAAAGTGCCTTGGTCGAGGGGCTCGCGCGGCCCGCATTATTCAGGGCCCAGCGCACTCGGGCCTTCATGCGCGCCGCGTCCGATTCGGCCATGGGTTCTGGTTTTCCGGCAGCTTTGACTTGCTGCAGCACACGCTCGAGCCGTCGGCGTTCGGCCATGCAAATGTCGCACTGGGCAACGTGAACGCTCCACCGGGAACGCCGGCCTGTGGGCAATTCATCGAACAGATCCAAGATGAGCATCTCTTCAAAGTCTTTGCAGCCGTTCATGGCGTCATCCCTTGTCCATCTTCGCCGTAACCCATGGCCATCATGCGGTCCCTGACGGTGCGCGTGGCGCGAAACAGATGGGTTTTGACCGTTCCCAGGGCCATGCCGGTTGTCTCGGCGATTTCCGCGATGGTCATTTCCTCAAAGACCTTCAACACAAAGACGGTGCGTTGCTTTTCGGAAAGACCTTCCATGGCCTTGCCCACGTCCCGCGTCAATTCTTTCGTGGATAAGGTTTCTAGAGGATCCTTAAGTGCTGCGCCGTCCGAATTGCCGGGAAGATCCAAAGGCCTCTCTTCGTTCTCCTTGTTTTTAAAAAAGCGCCATGGAAGGATGAACTGAAGGCGCCGGTTTTTTCTCTTCAGAGCCAGCCGGCTCGCATTGATGGCAATGCGGCGAATCCACGCTCCCAGGGAAGATCGGCCTTCAAACTGGCCGATTTTTCGAAAAACCTGGATGAAGGTTTCTTGCGTCACGTCCATGGCTTCATCGCGATCGAAACCGCACAGAGGGTACGCCACGGTGAACACCATGTGTTGATACGCCGCGATGATGGCATCCATGGCGTCCGCATCGCCCGCCTGGGCTCGACGCACCAGGTGCCATTCATCTCCTGGCTCTACGGCCGAGTCGTTGCCCCCGTCCGCTTTGTTCGACGCTTGAGCGACCAAGGGCTCATCCGCAGGCACATGAAAAGAGTGGGTCACCGAAAAGCCTTCCGTGCGGGGATCATGGCGCGGGGGCGAGCCCCCTAAGCACGCCGGTTACCAGCGGCCGCCCGTTTTAAAAATGAGGGACCATCCCCAATTGTCCACGTAACCGCCCACATAGGGGCCTCGTGGCGCCGGGTAATATCCGCACGAAGGATAACACGATTTGTAGTGATGGTACACAACCACACGCCGTGGAGGCGGCGGAGGGGCGTACCGATAGGGCTTGTATGGGTAATAATGGTGCACCACCGTCTTGGGGGGTGGGCACGGAGCCGGAACGTAGGCATAATTTTTGGCATGTTTCGGTTTGTGCGCTTGGGCCTTTGGCACACCACCCACCGCCATCAGCGCCAAAACAAGGAAGACGATCATCCAAGCTTTTGTTTTCTTCGTCATCTTCGCGCTCCTTTAATGGGAATCCTATCGTCCACGCCGTGACACCCTTTCTGATGACTTATCCTTTCAAAGAGTTTACGTGGGATTGGGAACCGATGCAGAACATGGTCATCGACTTGCCCTTAGGTGGAAACTGTGCCAAGGTACTTTGGAAGTGTCGGAAAAGGCGACATGAACCACACCGTTGTCACCCATTTTACGCCGGAGAAAGAGGAACAGACCGATGATGCATGTGCTGGTGGTTGGCGCCGGTGCCATGGGCTGTCTTTTGGGGGCGCGCTTTGCCATGGCCGGTGCGCACGTCCTTTTGCTGGATGTGGATGTGCTCCACGTGGAAGCGATTCAACGCCATGGGCTGCGTCTTATTGAGCTCAACGGAGACGAAAAAATTGTCCCCATTGAGGCCTCCTTTGCTCCCGTGCCCTCCAAGCTCGGCGCCGATCTGGTTTTGGTCATGGTCAAGAGCTATGCCACTGGCGAGGCGCTGCGGTTGGTCCATTCCCAATCCATCACGCCGGGGACGGTTTTCCTAACACTACAAAACGGGCTTGGAAACGCCGAAAAGCTGGCGGACCTTGTGGGACCGGAACGAGTCCTCGTGGGGGTGACGGCCCAGGGGGCCACCAAAGAGGGGCCGGGAGTGGTGCGCCACGGCGGGGTCGGCCCGACTTTCTTTGGCAGCTTCTCGGGATTCACACCGCCGAATCTGGAAAAGATTGTGAACCTCTTTGTCGCATCCGGACTCGAAGCCTCTTACCGACAAGACATTGACCGCCTCCTGTGGCAAAAACTTTGCGTCAATGTGGGCATCAATGCCATCACGGCCCTCTGCGGGCTGACCAACGGGCAGATACCCGCCATGCCGCCTGCCCGCCTTCTGTGTGAGGCGGCGGTCCGCGAAGTGCTTAGGGTGGCCCGCGCCGAAGGGGTGCGCCTTGACGAAGATGAGCTGGATCATGTCCTGGCCGTGGCCAAGGCCACGGGCAGCAACCGTTCATCCATGCGCCAGGACGTGGAAGGACGAAGACCCACCGAAATCGAAGCCATCAACGGCGCTGTTGTGCGCTATGCGCAAAAACACGGCCTATCCGCCCCCATCAACTGGACCCTCACCCAATTGGTCAAAATCAAGGAGGGAACCTATGGCCACGGAACAGACGCCTGATACGCATCCCGTGAAATCCGACGATCGAATCACCGTCCCGGGGATCATGGCGGCCAAAGGCCGTCGCAAGCTCACCATGCTTACCGCCTACGACTACTGCACGGCTCGGTGGGTGGATCGAGGGGGAGTGGACATGATCCTGGTGGGAGATTCCTTGGCCATGGTCATGTTGGGCCATGAGGACACGCTCTCGGTGACCATGGAGGAGATGCTGCACCACACGCGCGCGGTGGCTCGAGGCACTCAACGGGCCTTGGTTGTCGGGGATATGCCTTTTTTGTCGTATCAGGTCAGCGTGTCCCAGGCTGTGGAAAATGCCGGGCGTTTTCTGAAAGAGGGGCGGGCTCAGGCCGTCAAGCTGGAAGGCGGCGCTTCGGTGTTGAAGCAGGTGGAGGCCATCGTGGAAGCGGGCATTCCGGTGCAGGGGCATTTGGGTTTGACCCCCCAGAGCATCGCGAAACTGGGCGGATTTAAGGTGCAGGGAAAGGACGAAGAAGCGGCCAAAAAACTGGTGGACGACGCCATCGCTTTGTCCCAGGCCGGCTGTTTCAGTTTGGTTCTGGAAGCCATACCGGCGCAGGTGGCCCGGCGCATCACAGAAGCCGTGCCCATTCCCACCATCGGCATCGGCGCCGGGCCGGCCTGTGACGGCCAAGTCTTGGTGATCCATGACCTGGTGGGACTGTTTGACCGGTTTCTTCCTCGCTTTGTGAAACAGTACGATACGTTGGGACGAAGACTCGAGGAGGCGGTGAGCCGATACCGGCAGGAAGTGGAATCCGGCGTGTTTCCTGGTCCGGAACACTCCTTTGGAACGATTCAATAGCCCGGCGGTTTAAAAGGTCGTGGAAGAGCCGCGCTTGGAACCCTTTTCTTTGAAACGGTGAGTCTTTGGGGGGCGCGGGTGTGAAAGAAAAGGTAGCTGCTAGGGATTTCCAGATCCACCATTAAAAAAAGAAAAAACCTCGCTGGCGGGGCTTCCCGCCTATCTCGACCTGGCACATGCGGAAGGGATGCGCCATGCCATCAGGCGGCATGTGAAGATTCGGGAGAGGGGCCGGCAAGGTTGGGGTGATGAGCACATGGTCATGGCGCTGATTTTGCTCAATTTGGCAGGGGGAGCGTGTGTCGCGGATCTCGATGAGTTGAAGGTCGACGAAGGGTCATGCCGAATGCTTCGTCAGGTGGAGCCCTTTGGGCTGGCCAGGCGTTGTGGTCGCGACGTGGTGAAGGTGTTGAGAGCCCCGCGGGCCCAGGGCCCCGCCAAGTTTCGCCGGTCAATAGGGGGTGATTTGGGGAAACGCGCTCACCTTGCCCGGCCCGACGCCTCGTGATTATTTTATTGATAAAGCGTTTGAAGGAGGCCGCGATGAAAAAACAACAACGCGTATGGCTTGTTGTGTTCCTCATGGCCATGCTTATCGGGGTGCTGACCGCTTCCGGCTCCGTGCTCGCCCAAGAACCAGGATTCACCCGCCAAGATCGAGATCTGCTCATCGAATTGCGCACCCGCATGCTGGAAATCGACAAACGCTTTGAACAAATCAACAAGATCTTTGAACAGATCGACAAACGCTTTGAACAGATCGATAAGCGCTTTGAACAAGTGGACAAACGCTTTGAGCAAGTGGATAAACGCTTTGATCAGCTCATGCACTTTCTGTACATTCTCGCCGGCATTTTCACGTCCCTGGTGGTGGCGGTCATCGGCTTCGCCTATTGGGACCGCCGGACCATCGTCTCGCAAGCGAAAAAGGAGACCAAGGAAGATCTGGAGCGGGAAGGCCGTCTTCGGGACGTGATCCTGGCCCTGCGCGAATTTGCTGCCAAAAACGAGGATCTGGCATCTATTCTCAGGAGCTATCATCTTCTCTAGCTGCCCATCCTTTTGCATCTC is a window of Desulfosoma caldarium DNA encoding:
- a CDS encoding anti-sigma factor family protein: MNGCKDFEEMLILDLFDELPTGRRSRWSVHVAQCDICMAERRRLERVLQQVKAAGKPEPMAESDAARMKARVRWALNNAGRASPSTKALSLWRRFGLRPAWALGLVLSAAVMVAGLSWKGLPRKTAEMNTAPAPTAVATQDQEVVENLEFLKDLETIRKLVTVVDQPDQDPASTEAPNTAPAPVSSHLGKETYA
- a CDS encoding RNA polymerase sigma factor, with the protein product MTHSFHVPADEPLVAQASNKADGGNDSAVEPGDEWHLVRRAQAGDADAMDAIIAAYQHMVFTVAYPLCGFDRDEAMDVTQETFIQVFRKIGQFEGRSSLGAWIRRIAINASRLALKRKNRRLQFILPWRFFKNKENEERPLDLPGNSDGAALKDPLETLSTKELTRDVGKAMEGLSEKQRTVFVLKVFEEMTIAEIAETTGMALGTVKTHLFRATRTVRDRMMAMGYGEDGQGMTP
- a CDS encoding ketopantoate reductase family protein; the encoded protein is MMHVLVVGAGAMGCLLGARFAMAGAHVLLLDVDVLHVEAIQRHGLRLIELNGDEKIVPIEASFAPVPSKLGADLVLVMVKSYATGEALRLVHSQSITPGTVFLTLQNGLGNAEKLADLVGPERVLVGVTAQGATKEGPGVVRHGGVGPTFFGSFSGFTPPNLEKIVNLFVASGLEASYRQDIDRLLWQKLCVNVGINAITALCGLTNGQIPAMPPARLLCEAAVREVLRVARAEGVRLDEDELDHVLAVAKATGSNRSSMRQDVEGRRPTEIEAINGAVVRYAQKHGLSAPINWTLTQLVKIKEGTYGHGTDA
- the panB gene encoding 3-methyl-2-oxobutanoate hydroxymethyltransferase, translated to MATEQTPDTHPVKSDDRITVPGIMAAKGRRKLTMLTAYDYCTARWVDRGGVDMILVGDSLAMVMLGHEDTLSVTMEEMLHHTRAVARGTQRALVVGDMPFLSYQVSVSQAVENAGRFLKEGRAQAVKLEGGASVLKQVEAIVEAGIPVQGHLGLTPQSIAKLGGFKVQGKDEEAAKKLVDDAIALSQAGCFSLVLEAIPAQVARRITEAVPIPTIGIGAGPACDGQVLVIHDLVGLFDRFLPRFVKQYDTLGRRLEEAVSRYRQEVESGVFPGPEHSFGTIQ